In Astatotilapia calliptera unplaced genomic scaffold, fAstCal1.2 U_scaffold_1, whole genome shotgun sequence, one DNA window encodes the following:
- the LOC113017237 gene encoding tripartite motif-containing protein 16-like, whose translation MAQKGVQLDRETFSCSICLDLLKDPVTTTCGHSYCMNCIKAHFDEEDRKGIHSCPQCRKTFTPRPVLEKNIMFAALVEQLKKTGLQAAPADHCYAGPEDVACDVCTGRKLKAIKSCLVCLISYCEKHLQPHYDVVQFKKHKLVAPSKKLQENICSRHDEVMKIFCRTDQQSICYLCLMDEHKGHETVPAAAERTEKQKELEVRRLNIQQRIQEREKDVKLLQQEVEAINGSADKAVEDSEKMFTELIRLLQKRSSDVKQQVRSQQETEVSRVKELQEKLEQEIAELKRKDGELEQLSHTEDHNQFLHNYPSLSALSESTHSSSINIRPLSYFEDVTAAVSETRDKLQDILREEWTNISLTVTEEDVSLSPPEPKTRAGFLKYSCEITLDPNTANTRLLLSEGNRKVTFMKQEQSYSDHPDRFTVCFQVLSRESLTGRCYWEVEWRGGEVGLAVAYKNISRARGFGYECLFGFNNKSWALYCDTNSFQFWHNNVQTVLSGRSVGVYLDHRAGILSFYSVSETMTLLHRVQTTFTQPLYAGLYLYGLGSTAELIKVKQRRQVHVDP comes from the coding sequence ATGGCACAGAAAGGAGTTCAGCTGGACCGAGAAACCTTCTCTTGTTCCAtctgtttggatctactgaaggaTCCGGTGACTACAacctgtggacacagctactgcatgAACTGTATTAAAGCCCACTTTGATGAAGAGGACAGGAAgggaatccacagctgccctcagtgcagGAAGACTTTCACACCGAGGCCTGTCCTGGAGAAAAACATCATGTTTGCAGCTTTAGTTgagcagctgaagaagactggactccaagctgctccagctgatcactgctatgctggacctgaagatgtggcctgtgatgtctgtactGGGAGGAAGCTGAAAGCTATCAAGTCCTGTTTAGTCTGTTTAATTtcttactgtgagaaacacctCCAACCTCACTATGATGTAGTTCAGtttaagaaacacaagctggtggccccctccaagaagctccaggagaacatctgctctcgtcatgatgaggtgatgaagattttctgtcgtactgatcagcagagtatctgttatctctgcttgatggatgaacataaaggccatgaaacagtcccagctgcagcagaaaggactgagaagcagaaggagctCGAGGTGAGACGactaaacatccagcagagaatccaggagcgagagaaagatgtgaagctgcttcaacaggaggtggaggccatcaatggctctgctgataaagcagtggaggacagtgagaagatgttcactgagctgatccgtctcctccagaaaagaagctctgatgtgaagcagcaggtcagatcccagcaggaaactgaagtgagtcgagtcaaagagcttcaggagaagctggagcaggagatcgctgagctgaagaggaaagacggcgagctggagcagctctcacacacagaggatcacaaccagtttctacacaactacccctcactgtcagcactcagtgagtctacacactcatccagcatcaatattcgtcctctgagctactttgaggatgtgacagcagctgtgtcagagaccagagataaactacaggacattctgagagaggaatggacaaacatctcactgacagtcactgaagaGGATGTTTCACTGTCACCACCAGAGCCAAAAaccagagctggattcttaaaatattcatgtgaaatcacactggatccaaacacagcaaacacacgTCTGTTATTATCTGAGGGGAACAGAAAAGTAACATTTATGAAACAAGAACAGTCTtattctgatcatccagacagattcactGTATGTTTTCAGGTCCTGAGTAGAGAGAGTCTGACTggacgttgttactgggaggtggagtggagagggGGAGAAGTTGGTCTCGCAGTCGCATACAAGAATATCAGCAGAGCAAGGGGGTTTGGCTATGAATGTTTATTTGGATTCAATAACAAATCTTGGGCATTATATTGTGACACAAACAGTTTTCAATTTTGGCACAACAATGTCCAAACTGTCCTCTCAGGTAGGAGTgtaggagtgtacctggatcacagagcaggtattctgtctttctacagcgtctctgaaaccatgactctcctccacagagtccagaccacattcactcagccgctctatgctggaCTTTATCTTTATGGACTTGGATCCACTGCAGAGTTGATTAAAGTCAAACAGAGAAGACAGGTTCATGTTGATCCCTGA